The Panthera uncia isolate 11264 chromosome B3 unlocalized genomic scaffold, Puncia_PCG_1.0 HiC_scaffold_1, whole genome shotgun sequence genome segment CAGAAGTCCTTTCTAACCTTGAAATTTCTCATTCCTTCCCTTTTGAAACCCTATTTGGGGATGGGTTAAAGCTCCTAAAAACACCAACGTGATACTACATgtacaaaaaacagacacagaatgcaaatGCAATTAAACAAGACTGGCTCAAAATCTCACTCGTAatgaaatgaacagacatttctggaGAATACCGTCGTAAGTAGAGGGGGAAAGCcaggaaacaagaaaacacaACCAACAAAAATGTCCACTAATCTAAAAGTCTAGCCCATCAATTCATGAGCTATCAGTGGTTTTCCTATTATATCCCCTCAAAACTCAGAGAGCTGCAAGCTACTGCAAAAGGGGTGGTTTCTCCatttaaatgacatttctaaaatttcaaatttcctaTGAAATGTTTTACATAATGCTCATATACAATCATTAGATTCATGAACATCTCATCCTTGCAAATAGCAGACCGTGCCTAATTAAGATTTTTCATGCCATTCAGTATAAGTTCAACTGACTGTAAACCCAAGTTAATTTTAAGGCAGCGTCTGGCCAATGTCCAAGACCACCAGTACTCCCAATACCACAGTAAGTTTAAGAATCACCAGTTTGGGTCACTAACATGCTCTTAATCTGTGAAAAGGTCTACGCACCTACCACTTTTACATATTCTCTTAAACTTAACTGTTCAAATGATTTTGTCTACCACCCAGCCGACATCACCTGCTAGGAAACTTGGTTAAGCAGAACAGTTTTTTCATGAAAGGAAGGCTGGGCTTGGGACCTACTACCCTCAAATTGTCCTTTTAAAGGACTAGATTTTGAGGACGAGATAAAAGGAACATATAAAGAGAAAAGTTAACACATGTCCCACAAACTCTGGCCCTAAATTTGCTTAGAATAACACACTCCTCTATTTCTCAGGTCTTGGATCTGGGAATTCAGGTTTATTTGCTGGTTCAAATTAACTCCCAGTCACCTCCCATTTGCTCAAAGGGCCTTATATTTTATTGCTTCACCGtgtaacaaatgtttgttaataTTAAAATGGTAAGCCACGGATATCATTTACTGAAAAACTATCAGAATAGAGTCAACTGGTAAAATATCAAGAAGTATCTACACCATACTACCCAGTTATTATCTATCatacctaaaacaaaaaaattgtctCTTTCCATTTGACATTAACTTCTGGCGGACTTGCAGCCTTCCAAAGCAACCCAATAAAagaacctggggcgcctggctggctcagctggtggaacACACGACGTGACCTCgttcagagttcaagccccacgttgggtgcaaaCATTgcttataaaatctttaaaaaaaaaaaggaaaaaaaaaaaaacctaggttCCACTGCTTTCCACATGCCTCCACCTCAGTAAACAAACAAGCATACTAAACTCTCCCTAAAATCCATCTCATTCATGGTAGAAGGTTCGGCTTCCCCATTTTCTGGCCTCAATTTCTAGTCTGGGGTACAAGAAGCAAATGTATACCAAAAACCTTTCAAACCTGTCCCCCCAAATGGAGTCCCACTACCCAATGCCCACACTTTTGGTTGGAAAGCCAACTGGTTCTTCCAACTGTTTTCCTCAGAAAACCCCTGCAAGGCTAAGGCAGATTTGTCTACACTAAGAAAACGTGGTGCTTGGGTTCTGGGGAACTGGACTCCAATGCCCATACTAGTTCACCACTTACTTGCTCTTCTTTGGCCCCAATTTCGCTCCTAGAAGATGCGTTCTTGTATGTAGGAAGTAACTGAGATTCAAGAACACACAGGGAAGACAACTGTCAGAGTATCTGGCTACTACGTGTCACTCACTGTTACCATTTATCTAACTCAGCACTCCTGCATGGGACCAAGATAATCTAAGTAGTCTCTAGAGAGTCCTAGAAGAGACTATTAACAGCGCTCATCATCTACACATATAGGCTCCCAGAACAAAAACGGGTGTAGAACCTTCAGCAGTTTTCTCTAGTAAACTGTTTTCCCCTTAACATACGGTCACACCCACGTCACAGCATTGAAAGCAAGAAACACGAAACCTCTTAAAGCACTCTTGTACGTGGAGTTAAAATAAGCTGTGATCACCTCTGACCTTCAAAATTACATACaacacataaaaacaatttttataatttccttcccaAATTATCGTTCTCTTGGCTACGGAAGCCTGAACAACCTGATGTCAATACAATAcagtaataaagagaaagagcatggaagGTCACACACAGGAAACCAAAACAACAGTTACCATTATTTTGAACAGTTCACAGTCTTCTCTGCCCCAGTTTTGACTAGCcctgaaatggcaagatttaaattttcaaaaaatttaaaaaacccaccaCACCAAACTCCAGGATTCTCTATAAAGGCATTTTAAATGTGCTGAATgtagatggggagggaggagtaaACCGCATTCGTCcttcagacagacagacaaaagcagttttataatcttttattatCAATAACAAACAGCTGCTTTAACGTGTCGTCAGGCAGCTGTtaaagggtgggtgggaggacaCCCTTGACCCTAACAAGGAAAACTCAAGCCTTTATGTACAAGCAAATTTAGAGCTCTTTTAAGTGTCCAAAGCTATTAATTAGTTTAATTGAGGCATTAAACTAATTCTGAATTAACATATTTGAATAACCAAGAACTAAAATGTTCAAATCTTTTCtagtacaaaaaaattaaatttgctttAGTTATAAAAGAGCTCTCTCAATATACACAAACTATACACTTCAGACATTCACAAAAATGTGAGCAGAAGGCTTATCAAAAGACATTTAATACAATTAGTTTTCAACAACCCCTTGGTGGTCCACATCTACAAAGATATCCAGCCCAACCCAACCCCCCTCCAaatcccacccccaacccccccacagAAAAGCACATACTTACCAGAATTTTTAGCAAGTATGGTTTgggaatttttgtgtgtgtgtttttaaaaaaggcccCCAGGGCAAGTTATTTACAGTTTAATTGCCACTGTCAACTGATCTGGACCTTGACCGGGATCGGGACCTGGACCTCTGGCGATCCACAGATGCTGGAGACTTAGATCTACTTGAAGAACCACGTTTCTGGCTCTTTTCAGGCACAGGAGACCTACTAACAGAACGGGACttgctccggctccggctccggctcctgGACCGGCTGTAAGACTTGCGACTCCGGGAACGAGATCGGCTACGAGACCTAGAGGAACTCCTGGTTCGGGAACGAGACCTGCTTCGTGACCTActaggaagggaggaaaaatacaACATAAGAAGCAGTCCCTACGAACCTATTAACTAAAACTttgtcttaaaaatgttaaagagatACCTGTGCCTTTTGCTGCCTTCgattaatttgatttttctcccatttatttcctttccagaaagtttttcAATAGCATTCTTTAAATCACCATAAGAGGCAAATTCTACCAccctacaattaaaaaaacaaacaaaaaaaagccctTTATAAAGGTACATACATGTTATAGCCTAGTCTCACACTACACACAGCAAACTAAAATACCTTCTCTGTGCACCTTTGGTTAATACTACATTGTCTGAGATCTTAATGGAGAACAGCATTGCAACAAGGTTTCTCAACCTTTCCAAACAACTGAAATTGTTAATTCTCAGTTGTGGAAGGCTTTCCTATGCACCAtcagatgtttagcagcatccctggcctctacccaggTGCCAGTAGTGACCTCAACCAGTTACAACCACCAAAACTGTTGTCCAGTGCTCCCTACTGAGCAAACTCCTCctggattgagaaccactgcactaCAGCATGTCCAAATTTTATGTTCTCTAAAAAAAATCCCCAGTAAAATTTTCAGTATGTTTTAAAAGGCGGTTATGATCTCCAATACACACTCACCCTTCATTTAATTTAGGTCGATGTGCATCCGCAAAGGTTACTTCCCCAGCTTGTCTCATGAAATCTTTGAGATCCTTAACACAAGACAATCGTGTCAAGCAAAGAAAAGGCGACGTGACACACAAACAACCACATGGTATAAAAAACAAGACTACTGGAAGAGAAGATGTTAGATAAAGTACAAACATGGCATTTACCACACTTGTATTCTATCAGAATTGAAAAATTATCTAGGTCAGGGCACGAAATAAGCAAAAAAGCATATTGCTTTTAAGCAAAATGCTAGAGGAAATTCAGATCTTAACATTAAAGTAGTATTAGTCTATACTGAGCtcaatacataagaaaaaaagcaaaacaaaaaacaaaacaaaaagaaacaaaaagaaacagtacatattttaaaagtaaagactaaagtagaaattttatattaaaaaaacaaaacagaacatttacAAGACACCAGTTATTTTGTGCCCCATATGtcattaaaaaagtttactttacctttattattatttccctaGGCTAGTCAAGCAGCAAACCGTTAATCGGTCGGAGAAACCTTCATGACATATGCCCGACTGGCTCTTCGCCACCCACTTGAAGGACACTACCCAATCGATGGAAGCCTTTAATCGCACAGCCCTCCCTATTAGCAGACTACAGGCGGATGCAGACATGTTCTACTCTTGTGCAGTTACCAAGGAACACTTTACTGCGATCAGGATTCCAACGACCACCTAATTTCGTATCTTTCAACTCTTTTCGACCAGGACCTCTTATTCGGAAGCGTTACAGGAAGACCGCTCTCAACTTAGGGATCAGATCACGTTATCAAGGCTCTGGGATCGCTGCAACCTGGCACTTCAAGTTTAAGTGCACCGATTACGTCTAGACCGGCAAACACAGATCTAGAGGTGGCCAATTGATCACTGTAGGAGCTGACTGGCAAAGTCAACCAGGCCCAACCAAGAGTGACCAAGACAACGATTAGGATAACCCACAGGCACTCCTCGTCATAAGGCCAACGACACAGATAGGCTGGCAAATAAAGGGTTTAATATTTggttaaaattgattttaataaacaagaaaatatatcctcaaaacattaaacatttgatCACTAATTATTAAAGTTTGAAATATCCCccaattacatttaattaaaattttaaaattacaattaaatccattttaaaattaattaaagataaaattacttttaataaaacataataaaacattaactGCCCATTAATTCTTAAAAAGCCACATTAAAATAGCTCAAAACTGTATTTCAACAAACCTGCCAGCTGACTCTTGAAGATAAATTTTCAACTATAAGCCGATTTTCTGTTCTTACAGGTGGAGCATttctgaggaagaaaatgagtaCTCACAATGGAAGAAATGCAGCAGTGTGTACCTACTGTGTTCGACTGTGGACAAGTTCAAGCAACAAGACAGAACAAGTCATTCAAAGGACTCCCATCaagtttctatattattttacagGACTTACTACACGCACTAATCAGGAACAGTGGATTAACATATGAAAAGGAGAAACGATTACTCAGTAAGTACCAGAATCACTTATTGCTAATGGTTCTTAAACATTAAAAGCTCCTCCTGCGGTAAAGATTGTTCAAAGCAGCCATCCACCATCTATCACATACCGTCTATCATTTCGAGGTCTGCGACTACTAAAACGGTCAGAATAGCGTCCTCTACCTCTTCCACCTCGAGATCGAGCCCTAGCATGTTCAATAGTAACCCtacaggaagggggaaaaaagactccGTTATCTCCACACAAGCCACAAGAGATCGACTTTGAAAAATATCCCAGCCGATCTAGTCCATCTTACGGTGCTCACTGGTTACAAAACTAACGTTCTCACCTTTCACTGCAGAGTTCTTTTCCATCAAGTTCATATACAGCATCATCTGCATCCCTGGGATCCTCAAATTCCTAAAATgtaaacatggggaaaaaaaaaaaaaaacaaacagaccaacCCCCTGCTTAATGTGGCTCTAAGATATATTCTACAACATAGTAAGAGCACTGCAAACGTGTGATAGAATGACTATCTTAAAGACAGTGATCAGGAGTGGTTTCCCTCCAACCAACAGCGAGGTTATCCCTCAAGAAAATTCACTGCTCTGAGAAGATACAAAGTTTTCCAAAGATACCCTACCTGAACTCAGTAAAATCAAAACACACTGCTCATCAAAATCTTTAGCGACTTAACAGTAGTTCCAAAACACTTACCACAAAACCAAAGCCTCTTTTCAGATCAATATCTCTTATTCGTCCATACCCCTTGAAGAATCTTTCCACGTCCTTCTCCCTGGCCGCGGGATTTAGCCTCCC includes the following:
- the SRSF5 gene encoding serine/arginine-rich splicing factor 5 isoform X1 gives rise to the protein MSGCRVFIGRLNPAAREKDVERFFKGYGRIRDIDLKRGFGFVEFEDPRDADDAVYELDGKELCSERVTIEHARARSRGGRGRGRYSDRFSSRRPRNDRRNAPPVRTENRLIVENLSSRVSWQDLKDFMRQAGEVTFADAHRPKLNEGVVEFASYGDLKNAIEKLSGKEINGRKIKLIEGSKRHSRSRSRSRSRTRSSSRSRSRSRSRSRKSYSRSRSRSRSRSKSRSVSRSPVPEKSQKRGSSSRSKSPASVDRQRSRSRSRSRSRSVDSGN
- the SRSF5 gene encoding serine/arginine-rich splicing factor 5 isoform X2 — its product is MSGCRVFIGRLNPAAREKDVERFFKGYGRIRDIDLKRGFGFVEFEDPRDADDAVYELDGKELCSERVTIEHARARSRGGRGRGRYSDRFSSRRPRNDRRNAPPVRTENRLIVENLSSRVSWQDLKDFMRQAGEVTFADAHRPKLNEGVVEFASYGDLKNAIEKLSGKEINGRKIKLIEGSKRHRSRSRSRSRTRSSSRSRSRSRSRSRKSYSRSRSRSRSRSKSRSVSRSPVPEKSQKRGSSSRSKSPASVDRQRSRSRSRSRSRSVDSGN